One Arachis hypogaea cultivar Tifrunner chromosome 2, arahy.Tifrunner.gnm2.J5K5, whole genome shotgun sequence genomic window, AAGTCGTATATCCCGCTTTCTGGTAACTAGAGTTTCACATCAATATTTTGTTGATAAAGGAATAGTTTTGGTAGAATTTCTGAATCCATTCTTTTTAGCTGTTTAATTGGACTACAATATTTATCTAAATGTGACTTAATTGTACTATACACAGTTCATTGATGCCGGAACGATGGTTTCTCCTACAGTCTATGCACGACGCAGTCTATGTTATCTTATTAGCGACATGTATCAGGAAGCGCTGAACGATGCAGTGCAAACAAGAGTGATTTCCCCTGTATGGCATATTGCATCTTATCTTGAATCTGTTGCACTTGGAGGACTTGGAATGGAGAATGAAGCACAAGTAGCAATTAAAGAAGCTACAACACTTGAAGCTAAGAGGAGTTCAAATGCTAAACAAAAGTGAATAAGGCTTTGTACAGAGACAAACCTTTCTTGCTGATTTATGTtctgcatgatgatgatgacaaccACCACCCCCACAAGATTAATTATTCCAAAGATTTCATCTTTGAATTACACCATAGATCCACAACAACAAAGTTGAATGTGTTTTTTAAGACTACTACTTCAAGGAACAGTGATTGGATTGGATGAGTGTTGGTTATGACACACCCCTTCCCCCTTTTTTGTTGGGTTGGTTAGGAtgttcaatttagtttatgatttGATTCATTAAAGCATGGCTCCTTACTTCtggcaaaatttttcattttttttttcattttataaagGTTGAAAGTGTGAAAAGTGAATAGCTTTGTTGATCATGGCCttgtattttcattattttttgttgGAATGCCAAGATATTGTGTTCATTTGTTGGTGCCTTGAATCTTGTGACATCAACGCTTttaattgaatgaaaaaaaaaagggttggAGAAgtaaaaaaactgggaaaaaaataCCTATGATCTCGTTATTTGGATGAAGAAAGTAGAAAtattttttcatcttttcttttacTTGATGAAAGGAAATTGGAGAGAAAATAATATGTTGGTTGTAGAGAAAAAGTAAGAGTAAAGAGCATAAAACATATTATATATGATAGGCCACAGGATCCAAATAAAAGGGGAAGAAAGTTAACAAAAGATAAACGAAACACATCAATAcataattaaagaaagaaaatggacgTTGGGAAGAGTATAGCAATGGAAAAACTGACAATGATGCTACTCTGTCATTTATGCCATTGGTACTGAACTTGAGTCGGCACACTTTCTCATGTAAAATGAGTATAACAAACATTTCTTGTCATTAAACCATTCTATTAGACAACATTAATTCACATATGCAAATGGCTAAAAAGAAAACCTTCACTCATCAAGATGAATCAAATGTTTATGATCATAGTATGAAGATAAGTTCATGGATTCTCCTTGCTGCTGTCCAATTTCGCCAGGTTATTTTCTTGAGACTCTCTTTTTGATCCGAAAATGTACTCCTTCACAGTACTCTGAGCTGAAAGTATTTGCTTCTTAACCTGCCATTAAGAAACCATTCCATCAGAAACAAGAGGGAAATAATCGTTAGGAATTAGCATTTCAATTAAATCATCTTCAACTTGACAAAAgacttaaaactaaataaaataaaacaaaatattctCATTCAATGTCTAACCCCCTAACAATCCCCCCCCCCCTCTATTTATAGACAACTATCTCTTCTAACTAACTTTGGTGCCCTGATATTATAACTTGAAAAGTTTAAAGTTGTAAGAGAATAACTAGCAATATAGATTGAAAAAAAGTTATTCTGCTGTTGTAGATGCGTCAAACGTTTAATATAGACATATCTATGGACTATGATAGTGAATGTTGACTAGTGAATTACTAATAAGGATAGGTTTGGTTGCGGAATAAATTTCAGGTGGACACTTTCATGTATCGaattcatccatgaaaacttcatcCCATTTTTGCACCTCTACCAAACAAATAAGTGTAGTAGAGATGAGATTGCTGAACTCTTTTGGGTATGACAAGACAAGTAACAAGTAAgactaataacaaataaaattgtgAGGCAGAATCTAGTATAGAGAAGATGACATAAACTTAAATAATAAGACTAACAGATGCTCTTAATAAAAACTGTAAATCAAACATTTTCTGAagcttttgggttttgagaaTCCAATGATAGTAGATTGATGTATTGACATTCAGGCGTGAAGCACATAAGCATCAAGGGCTCAAACTATGCACTCTATTAACAAGGTTTATTCAGGGAACTCAAATGAGGAAATTAATTTTCAGAGACAACCAGAAAAGAGGTTTTAGAAACAGCATTCTAACTACAAAAGGCACATACTTATCTCTATTGCAAGGCCATAGTTTCTAATATACAAAGTTAGTTATTAGTGCAACATTTTACAGCTCATCCACAAGCAATTACATGTACTTGCAAAAATGAAAGTATTGATATTTGATTATTTGAATAGTTTTTGAGAAGGGAACCATGCACCAGTAGAATAATCATGGTGGTCCAAACCCCAATTCACCAGTAGATTCTGAATAAAGTTTCAAATTGAAAACAGCATTCATCCAATAGGTATAACCAACACCAAATTAGATGAGCTAACTTGACCTTTGTTTGAGacaaaaaaaattccaaattgcAGCCATGAAAGTTGCAACTAATAAGTAATAGCCCATAAACCAGAAAATCAACTGAGAATTTTGGAAAAACTAGAACATGtatccaataataataacaataaagaaaaaaagggTAAAGATTAAAGCTTTTGactgagagaaagagagagattacAGACAGGGTCGAGAGCGTTGGGCTGAGGGCCATAATCAGCGGTCAAGAGGAAATAGGAAGCGGTGACGGTTGCAACAATGGTTACCCTTTTCACCAGCTTCTCCGTTTTTGGACTCAACAAACTCATTTTTCTTCAATTTGATCAGATCCAATGCGATTATATTCTTCGCTTCTCTCTAACTTCAAGCTTCAAGCTTCAAACTTCAAGCTTCAAACTCTGTGTTCCAGGTTCGGCACTTGGGTTATTCGTTATTGTGTGTTTGTTGCGATTACCACTGTcaaagtaagaaagaagaaaccaacttggttggtcgagtggtcagctcactcgttcgcttaagcaagtgtcgggagttTGAACCCTGCCTTGTACATACTGCAATCTATTGGCCAGCGGcacagacccttaaatggagttcagATCCGCAGCGGATTAGTTCTTAACCTGTTAGGTTGGGAGATATCGTTtcgtaaaccaaaaaaaaaagtaagaacgaagaagaagataatatatttatttaattaatttttgttttatgtaCCTTTTggatttaaaactttttaatggaattattgaattttatttaCTGTTTATTTATATTATAGTTGCTTTGGtgactttattatatatattacaagAGAAAGTATGTGCAATTAATTTTTAGTCAgtgaatattaattaattaattttagaatttaatatttataatttacaataaaagattaaaaatttgtagtttaagatttaagatttaaaataaataaaataattttaaaagagttGACTAGtgttaactaaaaaaatttagtttagaaGATATTTGTTAAAATGTATGCTTAGAAGTAAAAgttgaaatataatttaacatataaaataattttttatcaaaaaatttaagtaaaataaattatcttAAGAGGATGGGATGGAGTCCAACTAAATTGGTTTATAATTTTATCACATTGTTTGAGTAATGTATGGTTTTCACTTCGTCTTATACGTCCCAACTTAGAATTAGATGGAATAAAATAGGAGAGCTTTGATAGAATGAATGAAAATATGGAATCTATTTTATGTAGACCATTTTACTAATTTACTTCATGAAATTGGCAAGTTATATAATAGAAGTCTATTCAATTCTTGAGAAGAGGATAAATAGATTTTTTATCTTTTAGGTTCCtacacatttaaatttttaacgatttgaaaatttaa contains:
- the LOC112730276 gene encoding uncharacterized protein — encoded protein: MSLLSPKTEKLVKRVTIVATVTASYFLLTADYGPQPNALDPVKKQILSAQSTVKEYIFGSKRESQENNLAKLDSSKENP